TCGGCGGCACCGACGTGAAACCTTTGCTCGTACCTACCCCAGGCTGAATAGTCACCACTTCGCTTGATGCTTCTTTGATTGGGTCCCAATTCGTGGCATAATCGTTAGCTAACGCGGCCATTGTGGCCTACACGAACCCCGGAACGCATGGCCAAAGACGACGTCATTGAAATGGAAGGCACGGTGACCGAAACCCTGCCCAACACCATGTTTCGTGTGCAACTGGAAAACAACCACATTGTGATTGCCCATATTTCGGGCCGCATGCGCAAGCACTACATCCGCATCCTGACGGGCGACAAGGTCAAGGTGGAAATGACGCCGTATGACCTCACCAAAGGTCGCATCACGTATCGCATGAAGTAATCCCCGCCAGGCGCGTCACATCCCGTCTGCCCATGAAAAAGCCGCGCCATGCGCGGCTTTTTCGTTTCTTGCTGGTGTGGCCTCAGGACACCGTGGCGGGCACCGGCTCGGCCGTTTCCGTTTCGAC
The sequence above is a segment of the Dyella sp. M7H15-1 genome. Coding sequences within it:
- the infA gene encoding translation initiation factor IF-1; translation: MAKDDVIEMEGTVTETLPNTMFRVQLENNHIVIAHISGRMRKHYIRILTGDKVKVEMTPYDLTKGRITYRMK